The genomic region GAAGTCAATTGACTTGCGTGTTGCGTACCGCGCACCATTTCTGAACATACAGCGACGCAACGCGCGACACAAGAAACATACGCGCGAACAAAGTACTTCACTCTTCCGTTGTCAGATGGCGCAGCTGGTCGATCATTTGCGTACAAATTCATTGTGTTAGTATCCCGTGTTTATTCTCGTATAATTAAATTGTTTACGTTCGCAtagaaagaagagagaaagtGGTCGTGTAAATATTATAAAGCGTATCTAAAAGTTAGTTGCAAAGACGTGCAATGTGATCGGTATACGAGTGTATAAACGTTTCAGGTGAAAATTTGGCGATCTTTGAGGTTAGATTTTGAACCAATCCAGGGAAGACTCGGGAATTCTTCTTTACGCTCTAAAAGTATGTAAGTACTTTCATTTTTTGTACGCAACGCTGACGTGCTACGATCCACATATTTATGTAATTCTATTAGTAGAGAGAGCATTAGTTTTAGTTGCCTGTGCAAGTGAGAGTATATCGTAATAAGGTTCGTATTTACTCCCGATCTTTCGCTCCCTCGCTCTTTCTCACGCTCACTTATATGTATAGTATTCATAAGGtacgtttcatgaaaacaaAATGATCGTTAATCCATATTTATTTTGCTTCAGAGTTTATCTCAAAAGTTGTACACCCTCGTAAAATTATGCTCTTAATATTGTGCCTGAAAAAACCGGTGCACCGAACACGGGAACATTGGATAAGAAAAGAAAGtatgaaacgaaacgaaactcgGTTTTTTGCTTAACTTTTCGATCGAATTCGATAACAGAATGATGGTAGAGATTTTAGGTTCGATCATGTAAAGACGCAATGCGTCGAGACGGCTTGCCAGCAGGACCGCAATATCCACCGTATTGCACTGAATGGCAAGCGCGAAACCAATTCCATCGTGTATTAAGTACCACCACCCTCCACGGCGTCGTTGTAACAGTTGCCAGTTCTATTGGCAATCTTCTCGATTCGAATCAGATATTATCTCTCGTAATACGACGATCTTTTAGATCTTCTCGACAAATTTCTGTCATCCCATCTTTATTTTCTCGCATAAAATAAATGACGAATGTAAAGAAAAACTGCATCGCGTGATACCGTGTAGTTTACATTTTCCTAGGGTAACGAGAGAATCTATATTCGTCCTGGCAAGCTGAGGCTATCGAGTTTGCGCTCGAATGAAATCACAAGTATCGTTGTTACCAACTTTTATCCGTGTCAAACAATATGAAATGAAACGTTTTATGAACGTTTTATTCAGCCCACTGCAATTCCATAAAAACGCAACAGGTATACAATTTTTAGGATAACTAGAACTATAGGATAGGAATCGTATAACCGTGACAACCTGGTACAACCGTGTTGTATATTTTGTACGTGACAATACCGTTAAAGACGTTGTCTTGTCGTTTAAGGTAAATTGGATCGGTCACAGGAGAACCGATTATATGTATTGATCAGTTTTCAAGCTCGATATTCTCTATCGAAAggagaagtagaagaagaagaagaagaagaagaagaagaggaagaggaagaggaagaggaagaggaagaggaagaaaaagaaatggtTAAGCCAGCGCGGCGAGGTAGAGGGGTGTAGAAAAAAtaatagaagaaaaaaaggagagaggaGAGGGAAAAGTTGGATCGCAGGGTGAGAAGGATGCGCGCAGGCGTGAAAGAAACTCGGTGAACGCTCGGATTGGTATCCGCGTGGCGCGAGTTAGAAGTTGGCTTCGCGCTTTTAGTCGGTTCGTGGACAGAGGAAAAAGAGAAGCTGGTGACAGAGATCTTCCTCGGAAGATCTCGAACGCGATGCAGCGAATCGTCGTTAGGTCCCGGTGTTGATCGTTCTCGTGTTCTTTCGTAGCGCGAAAAACTCACGCTCGATGGAACTGGGGGAAAGAAGGGAAAATGTCGAAGGAGAAGAGTATCACGGCTCGAGAGATGTTCACGCGGAGAAGATTGGGAGGAAGAGAACAATCGCGCAGCGACGATGGCGTATCCTTGCTAAAGCGTTGCAGGAACCGATTTCTATGGAGACGGAGACGGAGGATGAGATTTCGGTTCGCCGTTTCACTAGTTTCGAGCTGTTGAGGATCGGTCGGTCGGAGAATGCCACCGTGGTGGATCCGGATGCCGCGAGTTGGTACGAATATTCAACCGTCTTGGAGAACAAGCTATATACCGTGGAAATCCGTCGAGTGAAGAAAAGTTTCACGGCAAACGAATTGATCGGTTTCAACAACACCGGGAACATATGCGTTTGGCCGTCGGAGGAGTGTTTGGCTTACTATTTGCTGAAGAACCGGCAGCTGTGCCGAAATAGAAGGATCCTCGAACTCGGCGGCGGTATGAGCTGCTTGGCAGGTGTAATCGCTGCCAAGTATTGCGAGCCGAAGGAAGTCGTATTGACGGACGGCAACGTGACCAGCGTGAACAACGTACGGCGGGTGGTAGATAGAAATGGCATGTCCGATTTAGTGGAGTGCGGCGTCGTTCAGTGGGCCAAAGCGGCCAGGGCGATTAGAGCAGCCAGATTGGTCAGGGCGTTCGTACACCCGCACCTGAACGGCCTTCGAGTCAAGGTGAATTCCACTTCTGACGCCAGTCGCGTGTCTCTGTTACCGCGTTGCGTACTTGTCACGTGTAGCCAGTAGGTAGCCCCGGTGGATAGGGGCGAGCAACCGGACTAGAACGGACTGGAACGGTTCGTGCGCTTTTTTTTCCTATACACATATTTTTTTCCTAATATATATCTATTACGTATATACTCCTAAATTGACGTGAGCCgtgccgttccgttccgttccgttccgttccgtttcgtTCCGTTTCGTTCCGTTTCGAATGCCTATATACGAGATACCGTAGACGAGAACGAAAGCAACGGAATTTCTGAATGAAACTTTTACCGCTTAGAGCTGGACCGGTGGCCAAACCAAGGATCTTGCGAAATTTCCGGATAAACTGTACGACGTGATCCTGTGCGCGGACTGTCTCTTCTTCGACGAAGCCCGATCGGACTTGGTGGAAACGATCTACGGCTGGCTAACTAACGACGGTCTCGCTTTGGTGATGGCACCTAGGCGAGGTTCGACTTTCGAAAAGTTCACCGAAGCCGCGGTGAAACGTGGTTTCATCGCACGACGGATAGACCGTTACGATCCCATCGTTTGGTCGAAACATCTCCAGTTGCTGGAGCATAGCCAGGAGTATTCTGCCGATCTTCATTATCCGATCCTTTTAGAGCTGACCAAGCAGAAGAAAACCTCGCCCGGATGAATCGTCCGGCCACCGTTCAACGATCACGAACCAGACTTTACTTTTAAAGTTTCTTTTACTTTTAACGTAGACGAACAACGACGAATCATCTCGTATCCGATTGTTGCGTGCAACTCTATTATCGTATCGTATCGTTATCGTACGGATGACTCGTGAACGATAGTATTTCAAGTACCTGACGTTAGACTGATAGAATTGGAAAATGGTAATCGCGATTGAATTGATGGTGATTGCATATCTTCTTAGATGGAAATCGATGCCAACGATCGCTGTGATTTTTTCGAATACGAATACCAAATACACGATACGACATCGTACGGTCCAAAACCACGCCTTGAACAAAAAAAGACGcgcatacttcattttttatttatttatccgtTTATCTTGAAAGTTGTTTGTTCGTTTTCTCCTTTTTTGGAACGTTTCACAATTCTCGCTAGGAGAGATCGAATTGCGCCGCAGTCCCAGCGGTTACCTCAAAGGACCAATTTAGTTAAGTCTAGTCAAACCTACCAAATttccattattattattattattattattattattattattattattatacttacTACTATCATAACTATGAACGGAGAAGATTGCACATCTCTCGTCTGCAGGAGAGAGTGGGAGTTCCAGGCATATGTAAGACAATATTGaagataataaaatatttttacttATACACCTGTTTCGGTTGGTTTTTTCGGTGATTGGGAAAAGACGTGCGACGAAGACGGATGGGTAACATCGACATCGAACCGTTTGAATAACGTcgtataaac from Xylocopa sonorina isolate GNS202 chromosome 2, iyXylSono1_principal, whole genome shotgun sequence harbors:
- the LOC143432964 gene encoding calmodulin-lysine N-methyltransferase-like isoform X1; translated protein: MELGERRENVEGEEYHGSRDVHAEKIGRKRTIAQRRWRILAKALQEPISMETETEDEISVRRFTSFELLRIGRSENATVVDPDAASWYEYSTVLENKLYTVEIRRVKKSFTANELIGFNNTGNICVWPSEECLAYYLLKNRQLCRNRRILELGGGMSCLAGVIAAKYCEPKEVVLTDGNVTSVNNVRRVVDRNGMSDLVECGVVQWAKAARAIRAARLVRAFVHPHLNGLRVKSWTGGQTKDLAKFPDKLYDVILCADCLFFDEARSDLVETIYGWLTNDGLALVMAPRRGPTTGNRRVVNFVISASAGSLITNPASIFTRAARNTRKMLVNGSKRYIRTARNKRSRTKKSKTISKEWRTQPWPLT